A stretch of DNA from Leucobacter luti:
GCCGCGCCGCCAGCACCTCCAGCGAAGCGCGCACGTCGAAGAGCTCGATCACGTCTGACAGCGCCATGGGAGCCACCACCGCACCGCGCCTGGGTAGCGTACGAATGTAGCCCTCTGCTTCGAGCCGAGGAAAGGCCTCGCGGATCGGCACGCGCGAAACACGGATCTCCTCGGCGAGATCGCGTTCCCGGATCCGGCTGCCGGTGGGGAGGCGTCCGTCGATAATCCGTTCGCGCACCCACTCGTACACGGCCTCGCCGCGTGTGAGGTGCCCGGATTCGGGACCCGCCTCCGCGGCGTGATCCAGCTCCCTCTTCATTGACATTCGCACCGATTCCATTCAACCGCACTCATCAGGCGCCCTGACCGCGCGTGCTCTCTATGATGCCCGCGGAGCAGCGGTGCACCAATTTCTTCTATTCTGGCATTCCAAAATCGGTTTTGAACACCATAATGGCGAGGAATTTCGCACTTTAGCAATTTCTGGCATACAATCCATTCGGGCTCGGGCTGGTTTCGCGCCCCAGTGGGCCGTCCACCAGAGCAAAGGAGTCTGTGCATGACCGATCCCACCCTCGCCTCCGAATCATCGAGGCCGCGCACCATGAAGCGATCGCTGGGCCTGCCAGCGCTGATCGCTTACGGTCTCACGTCAATGGGCGTGCTCTCCGTCGTCTCGGTCTACGGTCCGGCAACTGCGCTGAGCGACGGCCACCTCCCCGCCGCCTACGTTGCGGCGATCATCATCATGCTGTTCACCGCGCACAGTTACGGGCGCATGGCCGCGCACGTCCCCATCACCGGCGGCGCATACGCCTACGCCACACGCGCATTCGGCCCAGCAACCGGCTTCCTCACTGGCTGGGTCATGATGCTCGACTACCTGTTCCTCCCGATGGTGAACTTCCTCCTGTTCGGGCTCTACTTCAACAGCCTGTTCACGATGATCCCGTCGTGGGTTGGCACGCTCATCTGCATCGCGATCGTGGCGTTCTTGAGCGTCATCGGTGTGAGCTGGATCAAGCGCATGAACTCTGTGGTCATCGTCGCCTCAGTGCTCGTGATCATCGTGTTCCTCACGCTCGCGATCCTGAACGCCCCCGATCTCAGCTTCGAGGCCGTAATGACCCCGCTCTCACTCGGTGAGGGTGGGATCGGGCCGATCTTCGCCGCGGCGGCGATCGTTGCGTTCGCGTTCCTCGGTTTCGACGGTGTCTCAACGCTCGCGGAGGAGACAAAGGATCCCCGCCGCAAAGTGCCGAAGGGGATCGTGCTCTCTACGCTCTTCGCCGGGCTGGGCTACCTCGCGTTCTCGGTCGCCGGCAGCCTCATCGTGCCCGACTGGACACAGCTCGACAACCTCGACGCTGCCGGCACCGAGCTGATGCAACAGGCGGGTGGCGACGTGCTCATGGTCGTATTCGTCATTGTGAACGTTGTCGGTATCGTGCTCTGCGGCACCGCGGCACAGATGAGCGTCAGCCGCGTGCTGTTCGCAATGGGTCGGGACCGGATCCTGCCACCCGTGCTCGCCCGCCTGCACCGGCGCTTCCGCACCCCGTACGTCGCAGCGATCCTCGTTTCTGTGATCGCGCTCGTTGCCCTGTTCATCACGCTGGACCAAGCGGTCTACATGATCAACTTCGGCGCCCTCGTCGCGTTCGCCGTGGTGAACCTCGCCACGATCAAGGTGCTGTTCTTCGACATGCGCTTGCGCAGCGGCTGGGGCCTCGTGCGGCACCTCATCATGCCCACCATCGGTTTCGTATCGATCGCGTGGCTCTGGACCTCACTCGCGCCGTTCACCTACGCCCTCGGCGGGGTGTGGCTCGCGATCGGGATCGCGATCTACGTGGTGCGCCGCAAGCAGTCTGGCGGGCCGCTGGCGCTGCAGATCGACGGCGCCGCCACGGAGACGATGCCGACGCTGCAGTACCAGGACTGACTGGTGCGCCGGCGCCGGTACATGGCGCCGGCGCACCAGGAACGCGAGCTACTCCCCCGCGGGAACACCGGGGAAACAGCTCGGACGCGCTCGATCCGGCCACCGGAGCGAGCGCGTCGCGCTCCGGGTACGCGGCCCGCAGCCGCTCGAACACCAGCTGCCCCGCGCGGCGCAGCGCCGCCATATCCAGGCCGGGGATCGCGCTGTCGCGCAGGACGACGCGCCCCGCCACCATACTGAAGTGGGCGTCACGGCCCGTGCCCGCGAGCGTCAGCGTACGAATCGGATCGTCGATCACCCCCATGCGAAGATCGGCGAGCGAGAACGCGACCAGATCAGCCTGTGCTCCCGGCTCAATCCGGCCGAGATCGGGCCGTCGCAGTGCGGCTGCGCCCCCGAGCGTCGCAGCCGAGACGTACTCGGCGAGCATGCCGCGCCCGAGGTCGCCATGCTGCGCTTT
This window harbors:
- a CDS encoding APC family permease, whose product is MTDPTLASESSRPRTMKRSLGLPALIAYGLTSMGVLSVVSVYGPATALSDGHLPAAYVAAIIIMLFTAHSYGRMAAHVPITGGAYAYATRAFGPATGFLTGWVMMLDYLFLPMVNFLLFGLYFNSLFTMIPSWVGTLICIAIVAFLSVIGVSWIKRMNSVVIVASVLVIIVFLTLAILNAPDLSFEAVMTPLSLGEGGIGPIFAAAAIVAFAFLGFDGVSTLAEETKDPRRKVPKGIVLSTLFAGLGYLAFSVAGSLIVPDWTQLDNLDAAGTELMQQAGGDVLMVVFVIVNVVGIVLCGTAAQMSVSRVLFAMGRDRILPPVLARLHRRFRTPYVAAILVSVIALVALFITLDQAVYMINFGALVAFAVVNLATIKVLFFDMRLRSGWGLVRHLIMPTIGFVSIAWLWTSLAPFTYALGGVWLAIGIAIYVVRRKQSGGPLALQIDGAATETMPTLQYQD